A genomic region of Amphiura filiformis chromosome 6, Afil_fr2py, whole genome shotgun sequence contains the following coding sequences:
- the LOC140155274 gene encoding uncharacterized protein has protein sequence MYGLKILYFVILIQLVARVLPFETKHRLVRQSGGQPAVTPQTPGQGQPPKGNNPPDSQPPDSGYGSIMPDLEQPVDTRGTEFIFCFTSNVNNAQPRALQLLIGAGGPLDTNVQIEMPKLKFLLHILISHGGTEIVDIPPIAAASGTGPQNGTIWVRANRPITVHGVNSQIKSHDGFLAVPVLGLGLEYFAASYAASGLDRSQMIITGTQDFTRVTIQPIQRLQYKGRWFNIGDTILFTINRFNSVQIQAEGDLTGTRILSDKPVSVMSGTTCSLVPQQLNRCDHLVENVPPVATWGKRFSVLPFLNRTSGHVLRVLASRPNTRFYTLGQVFVLQRGGLFREFNQPVTFPMSIVSDKPVLVLQYAKGGAADRTGDPFMTIIPPVEQYVAGSVTFNSFDQSGKDSFRSFASISVTSWDLFNTFLNNEALLSHNKHKTWPQQDWMRLMKFNADYRITLGKGSHTIANPIPGARFAAIAYGFTEGTSYAFPIVYGLRRLVCTPRNTAEGEAEIDCTGAIVSGIILPSNGGADEYQPVVPDQPIVPSQGNSPGWGNFNPSQTGFARQGNGGGEAGVLFPWYTVPPWQIMQWDEEDGEDEQECYSPALMVLCLISPAVVVYLVMQILVCALMFRRPGVTMF, from the exons ATGTATGGGCTAAAGATTTTGTACTTTGTGATATTAATCCAACTGGTAGCAAGAGTTTTACCGTTCG AAACTAAGCATCGTTTGGTACGGCAATCTGGTGGTCAACCTGCTGTGACCCCCCAAACCCCTGGACAAGGTCAACCTCCGAAAGGAAACAATCCTCCAG ACTCCCAACCTCCCGACAGTGGATATGGTAGCATAATGCCAGACCTTGAGCAACCCGTAGACACCAGAGGTACGGAATTCATATTCTGCTTCACCAGTAATGTTAACAATGCCCAACCAAGAGCTTTGCAACTTTTAATTGGTGCTGGTGGCCCCTTGGATACTAATGTTCAGATCGAAATGCCGAAACTGAAATTCCTTCTGCATATTTTAATCTCTCATGGCGGTACTGAAATAGTGGACATTCCACCTATTGCTGCTGCCTCTGGAACTGGACCACAAAATGGAACCATCTGGGTAAGAGCTAATCGCCCAATCACAGTACATGGAGTGAATAGTCAAATTAAATCACACGATGGATTTTTGGCCGTTCCGGTCTTAGGACTGGGTTTGGAATACTTTGCGGCATCATACGCAGCAAGTGGTTTGGATAGATCTCAGATGATAATCACAGGAACACAGGATTTCACAAGAGTAACGATTCAACCTATCCAAAGATTACAGTACAAAGGAAGATGGTTTAATATTGGCGATACGATTTTATTTACAATAAACAGATTTAATTCTGTACAAATTCAAGCAGAAGGAGATTTAACTGGTACCAGAATTCTTTCTGATAAACCTGTATCTGTTATGTCTGGTACTACCTGTAGTTTAGTACCACAGCAATTGAACCGATGTGATCACCTGGTCGAAAACGTACCGCCAGTAGCTACATGGGGTAAAAGATTTAGTGTACTGCCTTTTCTTAACCGTACATCAGGACATGTTCTGAGAGTGTTGGCTTCAAGACCTAATACAAGATTTTATACACTAGGCCAAGTATTCGTACTACAAAGAGGTGGACTTTTCAGAGAATTTAACCAACCTGTTACTTTTCCAATGTCAATTGTTTCCGATAAACCAGTTTTAGTGCTTCAGTATGCTAAAGGGGGTGCTGCGGATAGAACTGGGGATCCTTTTATGACGATAATACCTCCAGTTGAACAATATGTTGCCGGCAGTGTCACGTTTAATAGTTTCGACCAATCAGGGAAAGATAGCTTCAGGAGTTTCGCAAGTATTTCTGTAACGTCCTGGGATCTCTTCAATACGTTCCTGAATAATGAGGCGTTGCTTTCCCACAACAAGCATAAAACATGGCCACAGCAAGATTGGATGCGATTAATGAAATTTAATGCAGATTATAGGATAACGCTTGGAAAGGGTTCACACACAATAGCAAATCCAATTCCTGGAGCTAGATTTGCAGCCATTGCTTATGGATTTACAGAGGGTACATCTTATGCCTTTCCTATCGTTTATGGATTACGAAGATTAGTGTGTACACCACGGAACACAGCTGAGG GAGAAGCAGAAATAGACTGTACGGGAGCAATTGTGTCTGGAATTATATTACCTAGTAATGGTGGCGCCGATGAATATCAACCAGTAGTACCTGATCAACCCATTGTACCTAGCCAAGGAAATTCCCCTGGATGGGGAAATTTCAACCCAAGTCAAACTGGGTTCGCAAGGCAAGGAAATGGTGGTGGTGAAGCGGGAGTTTTATTCCCATGGTATACGGTCCCACCATGGCAGATAATGCAATGGGACGAGGAAGATGGGGAGGATGAGCAAG